TCTCGTTGACGGAGGGGCCATTATCGAAATCGAGGTTGAGGGTCAGGTGGTCCCGCACCAGCAGTTCACCCGTGGCGCTGTCCCACTGGAAGGGATGGACGTTGAGGCTCACCACGCGGAAGTCGCGCAGCACCTGGGGGGCGGAGATGAGGGCGGGCGCGGCCGGATAGAGGGTTTCCGGATGGCGGCCGCTTTGGCGTTCCGCGGCCAGGGCGGCGGCGAAATCGGGCTGGAGGCCGGAGCGGCTTGCGGCAGCAGCGCCGGAAACGCGCAGGCTCACTCCGCCGCGGGCGGGGATGGCCACCATGGCGCTGAAGACCGGCAGGGTCTCCTCTTCGCCGATGAAGAGCTTGGGAATGCCGTCCAGGCGGACGCGGGCGTAACTGGCGCCGTCGCGTTCCACGGCCTCCAGTTCCCAGGCGGGAAGCTGGAAGTTGATCTGGATGCCGTCGCCGCTGTCGCGGGTGACGGTGAAAGCTGATCCGCCGGGCAGGCTTTGGCCGGCCAAAAACAGGGGTGTCAGCAGGAGCATGGCCAGCAGGGGCCAGGCGCAGATGGTTTTCCTCATGATCGATCCTTTGGAGTGAGAATGTATGATTGGATCGTTAATAATGCAATTCCCGGTGCAAAAGTTACAATTTCCTTTGTTCAACCTTTCCAGACAGGAAAAAAATCCCGGCCCATTCACCAGGGAACAGGCCGGGCAGTTGATTCAGATCTTGTTATTGCTTGGCGGGAAGGTCCTCAAAAGCCGCCACGACCTTGTAGAAGGCCATGGGCAGGGCTGCGGTGTCATCCCAGCTGGTATTTGGCGCGAGTACAGTGGCGAAGGGCAGAGTGCCGTAATCGCCGTAGGGAGCGGTGGCGCGGTAGATGTGGTAGCGGTTGGCATTGGTGACCGCGTCCCAGGAAACGGTGACGCCGCCGGCGCTTTTGCTGACCGCGATGTCCGGGATGGCGAGGATCAGGATCACCCTCACCTCCACCGAGGCGTAGCCAATGGCATAGCCGTCATCCACCACGAAGTTCAGGGTCTCGCTGCCGAACCAGTCGGCAGGCGCGGAGAAGGTGACCTGATGTCCGTCGATGGCGGCCTGGATGTAGGCGCTCTCACCCACGGTGAGGGTCACCGTGTGGCCGTCCAGGTCCTCGATGTAGGGGCCGAAATCCACCTGCAGACTGGAGTTCATGTCGAACTGGAAGCCTTCCAGAGGCAGGGTCAGGGTGGGGGCGTGGTTCACGAAGTTGACTGTGACGGTGACTGTATCATAGGCATGGTCATAGCCGTCGAAGACGGAGAAGCTGATCTCTTCGCTGCCGTGCCAGTCTTCCACGGCGGTGAAGGTGACCTGAAGACCGTCGCTGGCGATCAGCACATTCGTGTTTCCGCTGTAGTCCAGAGTGAGGGGATGTCCGTCCGCGTCACTGACGTAGGTGCTGAAATCCGCCCCCAGGCTGGAGTTCATGTCGAAGCTGAAGCTTTCAGGCAGAGCGATGGTGGGAGTATCATTGACCGGCAAAACGATCACATCCGCGGCATCGCTGGCGGTGAGTTCTCCGTCGCCGATGGTGAAGGTGATGGTCTCGGTTCCGTTCCAATTCCCGGTGGCGCCGAAAGTTACGCTCAGGCCGTCGATGGAGACGGTAACATCGGTGTTTCCGCTGTAGCCGAGGGTGAGTCCTGAATCCGGGGTTTGGGCGTCCTCAACGTAGGGTGCGAAATCCACAGTGAGGCTGCCGTCTTCCTCGAAGTTGAAGGATTCTGGCAATACGATCGTGGGTTCGGTATTGCTGATCTGTCCCGTGCCGCTGAGGGCGATGTTCACCGTGGGCTCGTCGTCATCGTTGCTGGAGATCTCCAGGTTGCCGTTGTAGGCAATGGCTTCCGTGGGCTGGAAAGTGAGGTCGTAAAACACACTGGAGTAACCGGCAATGTTAAATTCCAGGGTGTTGCGTCCGGCTGCCACGCTCTTCTGGCGTAGTCCAGAAACCTCACTGCCCCTGCCCAGGGGGGCCACGCTGTAGCCGGCGGGGGTGCTGATCGAGCCTGTAAGCTCCATCTCCCCGGTGTTGGCAAGGCTGAACTGCTGCACTTGGCTGCTGCCAACCTCCAGTTCCCCAAAGGCAAGTTGCAGGGGGTCGACCGTGATCTCCGGAGGCGCGTCCGTGCCCCCGGCCAGGGTGAGCTGCACATTGGGCCGGTAAACGCTCACGCTGCCGCCGGTGAACACATTGGTCTGGTTTGAGGTGCTGCTGCGGGTATAGCGGTAGCCGCTGGCGGTTTCCGTGTAGCGCACGGTCCCCGAAGAGCTGGATGAACTCACCCGGTCAAAGGCGGTGTCGATGACAAGGTTGTCGGTGCCGTTCCAGGTGAAGGGGGTGGAGAGGGTTAGCATGTCGTAGCCGCCGGGGCTGGGCATATGGGAAGTGGCGCTGTAAACCGTCACCATACCTGTGGAGGTTTGCCAACTGGCCACGTTGGCAGCCGTGGTGTGCTTCATGCGCACCACAAATGAAGGCAGGGCCAGGTTGGGGGCGCTGTTCACGTAGAAACCCAGCGCGGTGATCTCCACCGGGCCATAGACGCCGGCGGCGTTGAGCTCCGCCGCGGTATAGACAGACTGACCGTGCAGGCTCCGCCTGAAGACGTTGATGGGGCAACCCTCGTTGGTGCCTGTGGCTGAAGTGCCATCGCCCAGCGTGACGTTGATGATCGCCTGGGGTGTGGCCTCCGCGGTGTTCGAGGGATCCGATTCCCCGGCGGGATTGGCATAGAGCGTGGTGACGTAATAGCCGTAGGTGAATCCGTTGATGGCGCTTTCGTCGGTATAAGAAGTCCCGGTCACGTCGGCCAGGAAGCCGCCGTTGCGATGGATCCTGTATCCCGATACCCCATCCGGTGCGGGGGCGGTCCAGCTGAGGTTTACCAGGCTGTTACCGGCAGTGGCGCTCAGGTTTGTGGGGGGATACATGATTTGGGTGATGGTGACCGTCAGCGCGTCCGCGGCCTGGGCAAAGCCGTCGAAGACTGTGAAAGTGAGCTCTTCGGAGCCGACCCAGTGGCCGATGCTGCTGAAGGTTACGGTAAGTCCGGCGATGTTCACCTGGATGTTGGTGTTACCGCTGCAGGACAGGGACAGGCTTTGCGGGTCGGCGTCGCTCACATGGGCGGAGAAATCCTCCACCAGGCCCGCGTCGGCGTAGATGTCGAAGGTTAGAGAAGCCGGCAGGGAGATCACCGGGCTGCTGTTTTGCACCACCAGTTGGACGGAAACCGGCAGTTGGGGGCTGTCCGGGTCGTTGGAATTGACCAGCAGGGTGGTGGTGTAGGTGCCGGGAGCCAGGCCCTCGGGGGAGAAAGTGCCCGTGATGAGTTGGCTGCCACTTCCGGAAACGTTGCCGGAAGCGGGCGCGGGGCTGAACCAAGCCACGGAAGGCGATTCCGCCAGGCTGAAAGTGAGCTCCTGGCTTCCGGAATTGCTGATGGTGAAGCTGTCCGTGCCCTCGCCGCCATTGAAAAGCGTGGCGCCAAGGCTGTTGTCGCTCAATGAGATGTTGGCGGGGGTGTAGCCCTGGCCCGTTACCGCCAGCAGCACCGTGCCTTCGTCGAGGTCGTTGCTGGTGATGGTCACGGTGCCCGCGTAGGTGGCAACGGCCGTGGGGTTGAAACTCAGGTTGTAGGTCTGGTAGGTTCCCACAGGCAGGGTGAAAGAAAGTGTGTTGCGCAGGCCAGCGCCGTCATCCTTGCTGCCGGCCGCGGCAACGCTGAAGCCGGACGGAGTGCTGATGTTGCCGCTGAGGGTCTCATCCCCGTTGCTGTAGATGGTGAAGGACAGGACGCTGCCTTGCCCCACCTCCACAGCGCCAAAATCGAGGCTGAGGGGATCCACCGCTATCTCCGGGCCCGCGGGCTCCACGTAGGCAAAACCCAGCTTCACATTTGGCCGATAGGCTGATACCAAGCCGCCGGTGAAGGTTTCGCCCATGTCACTATAGGTGCTGCGGCCGTAGCGGTAGCCGCTGGCCACATTGGTGTAGCGCACCGTGCCGGTGGCGGA
The nucleotide sequence above comes from Candidatus Cloacimonadota bacterium. Encoded proteins:
- a CDS encoding S8 family serine peptidase, with translation MRRLAILAAICLALVSAGLTALGPDFTDLPFIDIYKVPDSAIVPGHVWIRLSPELSGQLQRLEHENGDLTSFGIAELDDLNRQFEVSRISQLFYSPAHRSEFAQRHQEWGLHLWYEISFASKADIREIVMAYRGLKGSVEWAEPEYRKVLYEAVAGQNPEPTETLDRWTPNDPYYSSQWHYNNTGQSPGGTVDCDIDLPEAWDLEKGHQDVIVAVIDGGIQTTHPDLNNNIWSGVGYNFVYNNSTINPEDHGTHVAGTIAAENNNSTGVSGIAGGNGTTKGVSLMSCQVFDGNDQGGFDDAPVWAADNGAAISQNSWGYQYPDVYNQSELTAINYFNANGGGSVLDGGITIFAAGNDEAEGNFYPGCYSGAFSVAATNNQDEKSYYSNWGTWVDISAPGGELIYYYTTGIRSTVTGNGYDWYQGTSMACPHVSGAAASIISYAHRNGITLTSTQLKTILQSTADDHYPENPGYTGKLGAGRLNLYNALLAVQPPLNPPLNLAATATHASVTLTWDAPEAATPNYYKVYRNSSYLATTANLTYTDLAVTDGVTYSYHVVASYTDGDSEPSNTVTATPNTWPPTNLTAVGGDTVVHLNWIAAQGRGEETSGLLEERNISGYRIYRDGSSLTTVTGISYSDNAVVNGTTYQYYVTTLYSNPSGESAPSNLAEATPQDMAYAEIGSGTGITPDTEGCPINIYKKSLHGQSVYTAAELNAAGLYGPTEITQVGFYVSTAPALALPNYRVRMKHTTATDASAWITADGLVTVYSNAAYLPAAGNWDLLSLSAPFAWNGIDNIVIDTAFDRVATESATGTVRYTNVASGYRYGRSTYSDMGETFTGGLVSAYRPNVKLGFAYVEPAGPEIAVDPLSLDFGAVEVGQGSVLSFTIYSNGDETLSGNISTPSGFSVAAAGSKDDGAGLRNTLSFTLPVGTYQTYNLSFNPTAVATYAGTVTITSNDLDEGTVLLAVTGQGYTPANISLSDNSLGATLFNGGEGTDSFTISNSGSQELTFSLAESPSVAWFSPAPASGNVSGSGSQLITGTFSPEGLAPGTYTTTLLVNSNDPDSPQLPVSVQLVVQNSSPVISLPASLTFDIYADAGLVEDFSAHVSDADPQSLSLSCSGNTNIQVNIAGLTVTFSSIGHWVGSEELTFTVFDGFAQAADALTVTITQIMYPPTNLSATAGNSLVNLSWTAPAPDGVSGYRIHRNGGFLADVTGTSYTDESAINGFTYGYYVTTLYANPAGESDPSNTAEATPQAIINVTLGDGTSATGTNEGCPINVFRRSLHGQSVYTAAELNAAGVYGPVEITALGFYVNSAPNLALPSFVVRMKHTTAANVASWQTSTGMVTVYSATSHMPSPGGYDMLTLSTPFTWNGTDNLVIDTAFDRVSSSSSSGTVRYTETASGYRYTRSSTSNQTNVFTGGSVSVYRPNVQLTLAGGTDAPPEITVDPLQLAFGELEVGSSQVQQFSLANTGEMELTGSISTPAGYSVAPLGRGSEVSGLRQKSVAAGRNTLEFNIAGYSSVFYDLTFQPTEAIAYNGNLEISSNDDDEPTVNIALSGTGQISNTEPTIVLPESFNFEEDGSLTVDFAPYVEDAQTPDSGLTLGYSGNTDVTVSIDGLSVTFGATGNWNGTETITFTIGDGELTASDAADVIVLPVNDTPTIALPESFSFDMNSSLGADFSTYVSDADGHPLTLDYSGNTNVLIASDGLQVTFTAVEDWHGSEEISFSVFDGYDHAYDTVTVTVNFVNHAPTLTLPLEGFQFDMNSSLQVDFGPYIEDLDGHTVTLTVGESAYIQAAIDGHQVTFSAPADWFGSETLNFVVDDGYAIGYASVEVRVILILAIPDIAVSKSAGGVTVSWDAVTNANRYHIYRATAPYGDYGTLPFATVLAPNTSWDDTAALPMAFYKVVAAFEDLPAKQ